A region from the Desulfobaccales bacterium genome encodes:
- a CDS encoding primase C-terminal domain-containing protein: MVGFALLQEAQAVDDDATISSFDRMFPSQDELTPIRPLGNLIALPFQGKAAQNGYTLFLDPGTDFQQPFSDQLEVLKSIVRVPEARLDEIINDWGLVRDTAQPKQSLPGKPRTKTVTPTATGKIPQGRRNTTLTSIAGSLRRNGMEFFQIKEVLLQVNQNQCEPPLMEAEVEKIAESISSRYAAGPGAADQQNELDAAKKTLVGLADKVKADAGVAFEPSILLALRVVKSNDPGEWARIRKSLQAANISMKELGEAIRHAHDRSDGTQTVSMSCPYLPIDGVLARRRQTDHGEVVEPLCNFTASLVREKVCDDGLDKTTIFEIEGARQNGQPLPPIEVPASQFAGMSWVTANCGDTGHCQCRSDH, translated from the coding sequence TTGGTTGGCTTTGCCCTGCTGCAGGAAGCGCAGGCCGTTGATGACGACGCCACAATCTCCAGCTTTGATAGGATGTTCCCGAGTCAGGATGAACTTACGCCGATCAGGCCGCTGGGCAATCTGATCGCCTTGCCGTTCCAGGGGAAGGCGGCCCAAAACGGCTACACCTTGTTCCTGGACCCGGGCACGGATTTTCAGCAGCCTTTTTCGGATCAACTGGAAGTCCTTAAATCCATTGTGCGGGTCCCCGAAGCCAGGCTGGACGAAATTATCAACGACTGGGGACTGGTCAGGGACACTGCCCAACCAAAACAATCTCTGCCGGGCAAGCCCCGGACCAAAACGGTAACTCCAACCGCCACGGGAAAGATCCCCCAGGGCAGGAGGAACACCACGTTGACTTCCATCGCCGGTTCCTTAAGACGCAATGGCATGGAATTTTTCCAAATCAAGGAGGTATTACTGCAAGTGAACCAAAATCAATGTGAACCGCCATTAATGGAAGCTGAGGTGGAAAAAATCGCCGAGAGTATCTCTTCCAGGTATGCGGCGGGTCCAGGAGCTGCAGACCAGCAGAACGAGCTGGACGCGGCCAAAAAGACTCTCGTCGGACTGGCGGACAAGGTTAAAGCAGACGCAGGTGTGGCTTTTGAGCCATCGATCTTGTTGGCCCTGAGAGTGGTCAAGAGCAATGACCCCGGTGAATGGGCCCGGATCAGGAAGAGCTTACAGGCAGCAAATATCTCGATGAAAGAGCTGGGCGAGGCCATTCGGCATGCCCATGATCGCAGCGATGGCACCCAGACAGTGAGTATGAGCTGCCCTTATCTGCCCATCGATGGAGTTTTGGCCCGCCGTCGTCAAACTGACCATGGTGAGGTTGTCGAACCGCTTTGCAATTTTACCGCTTCACTTGTACGGGAGAAGGTCTGTGATGATGGTTTAGACAAAACCACCATATTTGAAATTGAAGGTGCGCGCCAAAATGGGCAACCTCTGCCCCCTATCGAAGTGCCGGCCAGCCAGTTCGCCGGAATGTCATGGGTGACCGCCAACTGTGGGGACACAGGCCATTGTCAATGCCGGTCAGACCATTAA
- a CDS encoding tyrosine-type recombinase/integrase → MSTYFKKGKGWRYDFTQQGTRHTEAWFKTKKEAKEAEAKKREELKNPPATVETPTDMAFLDLLNLRLDYVQAYKCKSYYLEHIYLAKKLLKNWQDLNCGDITTQMVQAYLIHRGKDSAFAANRDLRYLRAIFNFGVKQGLIIANPTKGLEFMPVERKLRYVPSKEDVARVLLAADPDSQDYLVAIMDTMGRVSEINRLTWEDVDLEARYVVLYTRKKKGGHLTPRKVSMTTRLHSMLAKRYKNRDKTKPWVFWGRHWSRKAGGFVEGPYQDRKGLMRILCRKAGVKYFRYHALRHFGASVLERANVPIGSIQRILGHENRTTTEIYLHSISEAEREAMAVFERACQDTPLEEIHTQIHTR, encoded by the coding sequence ATGAGCACCTATTTCAAGAAAGGCAAGGGGTGGCGATACGACTTCACCCAACAGGGTACCAGGCACACGGAAGCCTGGTTCAAAACCAAAAAGGAGGCAAAGGAAGCCGAGGCCAAAAAAAGGGAGGAGCTAAAAAACCCGCCGGCGACGGTGGAAACCCCAACCGACATGGCCTTTTTGGATCTGCTTAATCTGCGGCTCGATTATGTCCAGGCCTATAAGTGTAAAAGCTACTACCTGGAACATATTTATCTGGCCAAGAAGCTGCTAAAAAACTGGCAAGATCTTAACTGCGGCGATATCACGACTCAGATGGTCCAAGCTTATCTAATCCATCGGGGAAAAGATTCAGCCTTCGCCGCAAACAGGGATCTTCGATACCTTAGAGCAATTTTTAATTTCGGTGTCAAGCAAGGCTTAATCATAGCCAATCCCACCAAAGGTTTAGAGTTTATGCCAGTGGAGCGCAAACTCAGGTACGTTCCTTCCAAAGAAGATGTAGCCAGGGTACTTCTGGCAGCAGACCCGGATAGTCAGGATTATCTGGTTGCCATCATGGACACCATGGGCCGGGTGAGCGAAATCAACCGTCTGACCTGGGAGGACGTAGACCTGGAAGCAAGGTACGTGGTGCTCTACACCCGAAAGAAAAAGGGCGGGCACTTGACCCCAAGGAAGGTATCGATGACCACCAGGCTCCATAGCATGCTTGCCAAAAGGTATAAGAACCGTGATAAGACCAAGCCTTGGGTCTTCTGGGGCCGTCACTGGAGCCGCAAAGCCGGAGGGTTCGTGGAAGGTCCTTACCAGGACCGAAAGGGCTTGATGCGGATTTTATGCCGTAAAGCCGGAGTGAAGTATTTCCGCTATCACGCATTGAGGCATTTCGGGGCCTCGGTCTTGGAGCGGGCCAACGTTCCCATCGGCTCCATCCAACGGATCCTGGGCCATGAAAACCGGACCACCACCGAGATCTACCTGCACTCCATCAGTGAGGCTGAGCGGGAAGCCATGGCAGTCTTTGAGCGGGCCTGCCAGGATACTCCCCTGGAGGAAATTCACACACAAATCCACACACGGTAA
- a CDS encoding sugar transferase, which translates to MKPASTAIILAGGMASFMGVSLAPTPKCFLPIANRPLYYYTAEALGASGANLLIFCVPQGLQSDVANFLSTAPPPMDYLIQETGYGSGGSLLEVADRIKDESFWVVNGDLLVDTDLTRMLTYHREHRALATAASIQIQEAPWWMERIETDTAKGIRAIHRIHPFQCKRSKLRPVGLYLFEKSVLDFIPQARYFDLKEQLFPPLYETGAATGVWEVPDYCRTISSFEDYFFANQDALLGLVKPPRNPMPSTGSPNDTPGPQIDPTAKLLPPAMIAASTRIEANGLILGLTTIGPECQIGAGSIINDCVLMGKAALGRGVYLDSCIIGEDVTISDGVILREVAIVKGQSGERGEVPLSLRERNNRNYAGAPCETEWLTPAGPLYLMVKRLIDIIFSSVGLVITAPFLLLIALAIKLDSPGPVLLRQERHGLHGRKFIIYKLRTMIENSPDLKRRLQPFNEVDGPMFKMVSDPRVTRVGKWLRETNLDEFPQFWNVLIGDMSLVGPRPLSMEEMLYNPRWRDARLSVPPGVTGLWQVKRHAGLNFSDWIRYDIEYVQHRSLWLDLTILTKTFCKMFSDFWQAISNGCKSRTQCG; encoded by the coding sequence ATGAAACCAGCTTCTACTGCAATAATATTGGCCGGTGGGATGGCGAGTTTTATGGGGGTGTCCCTGGCACCCACCCCCAAATGCTTCTTACCCATCGCCAATCGCCCGCTCTATTATTATACGGCCGAGGCCTTAGGCGCTTCCGGGGCCAATCTCCTGATATTCTGCGTGCCGCAAGGCCTTCAGTCCGACGTTGCCAATTTTTTGTCCACAGCACCCCCGCCCATGGATTATCTGATCCAAGAAACCGGATATGGCAGCGGTGGATCGTTGTTAGAAGTGGCTGACAGGATTAAAGACGAATCGTTTTGGGTCGTTAACGGGGATTTGTTGGTGGATACTGATCTGACGCGCATGCTCACTTATCATCGCGAGCACCGCGCCCTGGCCACCGCAGCATCCATTCAAATCCAGGAGGCTCCTTGGTGGATGGAGCGCATTGAGACCGACACCGCCAAAGGGATCAGAGCTATCCACCGGATTCACCCCTTCCAGTGTAAGCGAAGCAAGCTGCGGCCAGTGGGTCTGTATCTGTTTGAAAAGTCGGTCCTGGATTTTATTCCCCAGGCGCGTTATTTTGATCTCAAAGAACAACTCTTCCCTCCACTCTATGAGACGGGGGCTGCCACCGGAGTTTGGGAGGTTCCGGACTATTGCCGCACGATCTCCAGCTTTGAAGATTATTTTTTTGCCAACCAAGATGCGTTGCTCGGGCTGGTTAAGCCTCCCCGGAACCCCATGCCTTCGACAGGTTCTCCAAACGATACTCCTGGTCCTCAGATTGATCCCACTGCTAAATTGCTTCCTCCCGCAATGATTGCGGCCTCCACCCGCATCGAAGCGAATGGTTTAATTCTCGGACTTACAACCATCGGCCCAGAATGCCAAATAGGAGCAGGCTCCATTATTAATGATTGCGTCTTAATGGGAAAAGCCGCGCTAGGCCGCGGGGTTTATCTCGACAGTTGCATTATTGGTGAGGATGTCACGATTAGCGATGGGGTGATCCTCCGTGAGGTGGCCATCGTCAAGGGTCAGTCCGGGGAACGCGGCGAAGTTCCCTTGTCCCTTAGGGAGCGAAATAATCGCAACTATGCGGGTGCGCCGTGCGAAACCGAGTGGCTTACCCCTGCCGGCCCGCTCTATCTAATGGTTAAGCGCCTGATAGATATCATCTTTTCCTCAGTGGGCTTGGTCATAACCGCTCCATTTCTGCTGCTTATCGCTTTAGCCATCAAGCTCGATTCCCCTGGCCCTGTGTTGCTGCGCCAGGAACGGCATGGTCTGCATGGGCGCAAGTTCATCATCTACAAGCTTCGGACCATGATAGAAAATAGCCCTGACCTAAAGCGGCGGTTGCAGCCTTTCAATGAAGTGGATGGGCCAATGTTCAAGATGGTCTCTGATCCTCGGGTTACTCGGGTGGGCAAATGGCTGCGGGAAACCAACCTGGACGAGTTCCCCCAGTTTTGGAATGTCCTCATCGGGGATATGAGCCTGGTGGGACCGCGGCCGCTGTCGATGGAGGAAATGCTTTATAATCCCAGATGGCGGGATGCCCGGTTGTCCGTGCCCCCCGGGGTAACTGGCCTTTGGCAGGTTAAGAGACACGCCGGCCTCAATTTCAGTGACTGGATACGCTACGATATCGAGTACGTTCAGCACCGGTCTCTCTGGTTAGATCTGACCATCCTCACCAAAACTTTTTGTAAAATGTTCTCTGATTTTTGGCAGGCTATCAGCAATGGCTGCAAATCAAGGACCCAATGCGGTTGA
- a CDS encoding sigma-54 dependent transcriptional regulator, translated as MKESDLNRQILVVDDEAAVRTGIAQVLSRQNLAVTVAADAAQALEQLARQPFAIVLLDIKLPDLSGVEVLKYLRRDYPDTEVIMITGYPTIQGAVECIRLGALDYLVKPFRINELESVVQKARDHLAQKGKRLAPEPEGAGGLGLDFIIGDSPAMRKVFAKVRRAAPSDSTVLLTGESGTGKELIARAIHLLSPRADREFVPVDCSALVETLLESELFGHVKGSFTGALQTKHGLFELANHGTFFFDEISNLSHNIQAKLLRVIQEREFMKVGSQRRIKLDIRIIASSNRDLSEAIKAGTFREDLFYRLSVIPIHLPPLRERTGDIPLLIDHFLRKHSQKGHREMTGISSRALKLLNDYSWPGNVRELEHTIERILILEDGAIIQPEHLPSFISQRQGELQVFSDDNYSLEELEKRYIQFILSRTKGRRQEAARILGINRKTLGNKIEKYKLR; from the coding sequence ATGAAGGAGAGTGACCTCAACCGGCAGATCCTGGTGGTAGATGATGAGGCCGCGGTGCGCACCGGCATCGCCCAGGTATTGTCCCGGCAAAATCTGGCGGTGACTGTGGCCGCCGATGCCGCCCAGGCTCTGGAACAGCTGGCCCGTCAACCCTTTGCCATCGTCTTGTTGGACATCAAGCTGCCGGACCTGAGCGGGGTAGAGGTGCTGAAGTATCTCCGCCGGGACTATCCGGACACGGAAGTCATTATGATCACCGGGTATCCCACCATCCAGGGGGCGGTCGAGTGCATCAGGTTAGGGGCACTGGACTACCTGGTTAAGCCTTTCCGGATCAATGAGCTGGAAAGCGTGGTGCAGAAGGCCCGGGACCACCTGGCCCAGAAAGGCAAACGACTTGCCCCGGAGCCGGAGGGAGCCGGTGGCCTGGGCCTGGATTTTATCATCGGCGACAGTCCCGCCATGAGGAAGGTATTTGCCAAGGTCCGGCGGGCCGCTCCCAGCGACAGCACCGTCCTCTTAACCGGCGAGTCCGGCACCGGCAAGGAGCTCATAGCCCGGGCCATCCACCTCCTCAGTCCCCGGGCCGACAGGGAATTCGTTCCGGTGGACTGTTCAGCCCTGGTGGAGACTTTGCTTGAAAGCGAACTTTTCGGGCATGTCAAGGGTTCCTTCACCGGGGCCCTCCAGACCAAGCACGGGCTCTTCGAATTGGCCAACCATGGGACCTTCTTTTTCGATGAAATCAGTAACCTGAGCCACAACATCCAAGCCAAGCTCCTCCGGGTAATTCAAGAGCGGGAGTTCATGAAGGTGGGGAGCCAGAGACGCATTAAACTGGATATCCGCATTATTGCCTCGTCCAACCGCGATCTGAGCGAGGCCATTAAAGCGGGCACCTTCCGGGAAGACCTCTTTTACCGGCTCAGCGTCATCCCCATCCACCTCCCCCCCTTGCGGGAACGGACCGGCGACATCCCCCTGCTTATAGACCATTTTCTCCGGAAGCATAGTCAGAAAGGCCACCGGGAGATGACCGGGATTTCCAGCCGGGCACTGAAGCTGTTAAATGACTATTCCTGGCCGGGCAACGTCCGGGAGTTAGAGCATACCATTGAGCGTATTCTGATTCTGGAAGACGGGGCCATCATCCAACCGGAACATTTGCCCAGTTTCATCTCACAGCGTCAGGGGGAGTTGCAGGTCTTCTCCGACGATAACTATTCTTTGGAGGAGTTGGAAAAACGCTACATTCAGTTTATTCTGAGCCGGACCAAAGGGCGGCGACAAGAAGCCGCCCGGATTCTGGGGATCAACCGCAAGACCCTGGGGAACAAGATTGAGAAATACAAGCTGCGGTGA
- a CDS encoding ATP-binding protein: MMNDQYSVLVVDDEEVLRMGCTRVLNSEGYRVTTAANGQEALDKLASEAVNVVLCDLKMPVMGALGVLEQATVLYPATPVIIMTGLGTVADAVECMKKGAYDFVTKPFSIDHLCLVVKRALEKQLLEQQTRQLQEEQARNLYNLALEQSRMHTIVNCMADGVLVTNREGEVVLCNSTLLQLLGVNTPPLQPGPLAGYLNDGAFQDAIDSLLVGAGNNPEKLIAQELCQNGIHLRALSAPFSGPDSLVLGTVTVFHDVTHFKELDEMKNDFVRMVSHELRSPLAAIKQQHAVILDGLAGDLTEKQRELLSRAHAKIQGLLDLINDLLDVAKMEAGYGQMEQVPLDLRPILAELLELLQERAANQRITLHLQMAENLPLIQADRRSMEEVFTNLVSNAINYSPDGGEVTVAAISHGDYLEVLVQDQGIGIEAEELPKIFDKFYRVKSPKTRQVIGTGLGLALVKGLIEAHRGVVDVESQIGAGTTFRVKLPTVAGGKGVHEGE, from the coding sequence ATGATGAACGATCAATATAGCGTATTAGTGGTGGACGATGAAGAGGTGCTGCGGATGGGGTGCACCCGGGTGCTGAACAGTGAGGGCTACCGGGTGACCACGGCGGCCAACGGTCAGGAGGCCCTGGATAAACTGGCCTCCGAGGCGGTCAACGTGGTCCTGTGCGACCTGAAGATGCCGGTGATGGGAGCCCTGGGGGTGCTGGAACAGGCCACCGTCCTTTACCCCGCCACCCCGGTGATCATCATGACCGGCCTGGGCACCGTGGCCGATGCCGTGGAGTGCATGAAAAAAGGGGCCTACGATTTCGTTACCAAGCCCTTCAGCATCGACCACCTCTGCCTGGTGGTCAAGCGCGCCCTGGAAAAACAGCTCCTGGAGCAGCAAACCCGCCAACTCCAGGAAGAACAGGCCCGCAACCTTTACAATCTGGCCCTGGAGCAGAGCCGGATGCACACCATCGTCAATTGCATGGCCGACGGGGTGTTGGTGACCAATCGGGAGGGCGAGGTGGTCCTCTGCAACTCCACCCTCCTGCAACTCCTGGGGGTGAACACGCCCCCGCTCCAACCCGGGCCGCTGGCGGGCTACCTGAACGACGGGGCGTTCCAAGACGCCATCGACTCTTTGTTGGTGGGAGCCGGAAATAACCCGGAAAAGCTTATTGCCCAAGAGCTCTGTCAGAACGGCATCCACCTGCGGGCCCTGTCGGCGCCTTTCTCCGGACCTGACAGCCTGGTCCTGGGCACGGTCACCGTATTTCACGATGTCACCCACTTCAAGGAACTGGATGAGATGAAGAACGACTTCGTGCGCATGGTGTCCCACGAACTCCGGTCCCCCCTGGCGGCCATCAAGCAGCAACATGCCGTGATCCTGGACGGCTTGGCCGGCGATTTGACCGAGAAGCAGCGGGAGTTGCTCAGCCGGGCCCACGCCAAGATCCAGGGTTTGCTGGACCTGATCAACGATCTTTTGGACGTGGCCAAGATGGAAGCCGGCTACGGGCAGATGGAACAGGTGCCTCTGGATTTGCGCCCCATCCTGGCCGAACTCCTGGAACTGCTCCAGGAACGAGCCGCCAACCAGCGGATCACCTTGCACTTGCAGATGGCGGAAAACCTCCCCCTCATCCAGGCCGACCGCCGCAGCATGGAAGAAGTGTTCACCAATCTGGTGAGCAATGCCATCAATTACTCTCCGGATGGCGGCGAGGTCACGGTTGCCGCTATCTCCCACGGCGACTACCTGGAAGTCCTGGTGCAGGATCAGGGGATCGGCATCGAGGCGGAGGAACTTCCCAAAATCTTTGACAAGTTCTATCGGGTCAAGAGTCCCAAAACCCGGCAGGTGATCGGAACCGGCTTGGGCCTGGCTCTGGTCAAGGGGCTCATTGAGGCCCACCGGGGGGTTGTGGACGTGGAGAGCCAGATCGGGGCGGGTACCACTTTCCGGGTTAAACTGCCCACCGTGGCCGGCGGGAAGGGAGTGCATGAAGGAGAGTGA